In Geminocystis sp. NIES-3709, a single genomic region encodes these proteins:
- a CDS encoding protein kinase domain-containing protein — translation MESLIAGRYQIVNTLAQGGFGETFLARDTHMPSQRLIVIKRLKPINSNHRVSAEVIEDLFRKEAQVLEDLGQHCTEIPTLYAYFVDNDRFYLVQEYVEGKSLAQLGIVDSSQCHDILSSLLKTLQYIHSKKIIHRDIKPENIIVRSRDNKPVLIDFGAVKETMGTVALGSGSMVSSVIVGTRGFMPPEQSTGRTIYSSDLFALGLTMIYSLTGKYPIEFSSNSLNGQLEWADHVANLDPLLQRVLEKATKIDLSQRYTTAEQMYQDLYLSEIKTVAVIPQGKNIPVALPFTGRESPTVAVTKDQIYQKPQLSSTPKPVYTPNPVSSRNYNSQETSVSKRQKSPSRNTSGRVSKPIQENSNIEENKNSWLPLILSAMIAGVTLSGGFIFLQYVKQTQAELANIEKLKVETEARLAQQKQKLEEEASKRLEAERLRKRAESERIMAEELRRQAEEKAQNNSETQPVTDTPNPESNPESISESNPESNPEDNVILDETPPINGNDAIATIQQLYNLVSQKQYDQARTIFANPDNLDPKFFNQFSQITVENLQIIKEDEKSITLLGNNTYYYPDGSTQKEERNFTVEKIDDSFKISHSEFIKVIEARKQ, via the coding sequence ATGGAATCTTTAATTGCTGGACGTTATCAAATTGTTAATACTTTAGCTCAAGGAGGTTTTGGGGAGACTTTTTTAGCTAGAGATACTCATATGCCTTCTCAACGGTTAATTGTTATTAAGCGTCTTAAACCGATTAATTCTAACCATCGGGTATCAGCAGAAGTCATTGAAGATTTATTCCGAAAAGAAGCCCAAGTATTAGAAGATTTAGGGCAACATTGCACAGAAATCCCTACTTTATACGCTTATTTTGTGGATAACGATAGATTTTACCTTGTGCAAGAATATGTGGAAGGTAAAAGTTTAGCACAGTTAGGTATTGTTGATTCTTCTCAATGTCACGATATTTTATCCTCTTTGCTTAAAACCCTTCAATACATTCACAGCAAAAAAATCATTCACCGAGATATTAAACCTGAAAATATTATAGTCCGTAGTCGAGACAATAAGCCTGTCTTAATCGACTTTGGTGCGGTTAAAGAAACAATGGGGACTGTTGCCCTAGGTTCAGGATCAATGGTAAGCTCTGTAATCGTTGGTACAAGAGGCTTTATGCCACCAGAACAAAGTACAGGACGTACTATCTATAGTAGTGACTTGTTTGCTCTAGGATTGACCATGATTTACAGTTTAACAGGTAAATACCCGATCGAATTTTCAAGTAATTCATTAAATGGTCAACTAGAATGGGCTGATCATGTGGCTAACTTAGATCCATTATTGCAAAGAGTACTAGAAAAAGCAACGAAAATTGACTTAAGTCAACGTTACACTACCGCAGAACAGATGTATCAAGACTTATATTTAAGTGAAATTAAAACTGTTGCTGTCATTCCTCAAGGTAAAAATATTCCTGTTGCTTTGCCTTTCACAGGGAGAGAATCTCCTACAGTAGCCGTAACAAAGGATCAAATTTATCAAAAACCTCAGTTATCCTCAACACCTAAACCAGTTTATACTCCCAACCCAGTATCATCAAGAAATTATAATTCTCAAGAAACTTCCGTTAGTAAACGACAAAAATCACCATCTCGTAATACTTCTGGACGAGTATCAAAACCTATTCAAGAAAATAGCAATATTGAAGAAAATAAAAATAGTTGGCTACCCTTAATTTTAAGTGCCATGATAGCGGGAGTTACTTTATCTGGGGGATTTATTTTTCTACAATATGTTAAACAAACCCAAGCCGAATTAGCTAATATCGAAAAATTAAAGGTAGAAACAGAAGCTAGATTAGCCCAGCAGAAGCAGAAACTTGAAGAAGAAGCGAGTAAACGTTTAGAAGCGGAAAGATTAAGAAAAAGAGCTGAATCTGAAAGAATTATGGCAGAGGAATTGAGAAGACAGGCAGAAGAAAAAGCTCAAAATAACTCAGAAACTCAACCTGTAACTGATACTCCTAATCCTGAATCTAATCCCGAATCTATTAGTGAATCTAACCCTGAATCTAATCCCGAAGACAATGTGATTCTTGATGAAACGCCACCTATTAACGGTAATGATGCGATCGCAACAATACAACAATTATATAATTTAGTATCTCAAAAACAGTATGACCAAGCTAGAACTATATTTGCTAATCCTGATAACTTAGATCCCAAATTTTTTAATCAATTTAGTCAAATAACCGTAGAAAACTTACAAATTATTAAAGAAGATGAAAAATCGATAACTTTATTAGGGAATAACACTTATTATTATCCCGATGGTTCAACTCAGAAAGAAGAAAGAAACTTTACCGTAGAAAAAATTGATGATTCTTTTAAAATTAGTCATTCTGAATTTATTAAAGTAATAGAAGCTAGAAAGCAATAA
- the nblB gene encoding phycobilisome degradation protein NblB has protein sequence MSITPESVSTLINSDNFGDRIRGINELRQLDKEKAYELLMSIVNDANVRIRYAAISQLDTLGDVNLEQSLEILLDRLYNDSESDVRAAAADAIAGLKITKAFPDLKKVYYETEDWLIQFSIVAALGELGHRDGFDLLKDALHSDNELLQTASISALGELGDDRAIDLLIPFVNNDDWQIRHRLAQALGRFGGEKVREILMILSEDKSLAVSEEAKHYLLF, from the coding sequence ATGAGTATTACACCAGAATCAGTAAGTACATTAATAAATTCCGATAATTTTGGCGATCGTATTCGAGGTATCAATGAATTAAGACAACTAGACAAAGAAAAAGCCTATGAATTACTAATGTCGATCGTGAATGATGCTAATGTGAGAATTCGTTATGCAGCCATTTCTCAGCTAGACACTCTTGGAGATGTTAACCTTGAACAATCCTTAGAAATTCTCTTAGACCGATTATATAACGATTCAGAATCGGATGTTCGAGCCGCTGCCGCCGATGCGATCGCAGGATTAAAAATTACAAAAGCCTTTCCAGACTTAAAAAAAGTATATTATGAGACTGAAGATTGGCTAATTCAATTTAGTATTGTAGCCGCTTTGGGTGAGTTGGGACACCGTGATGGATTTGATTTATTAAAAGATGCTTTACACTCTGACAACGAACTCCTTCAAACTGCTTCTATCAGTGCATTAGGGGAATTGGGAGACGATCGCGCGATCGATTTATTAATTCCTTTTGTGAATAATGATGATTGGCAAATTCGCCACCGTTTAGCACAGGCATTAGGCAGATTTGGAGGGGAAAAAGTACGAGAAATTTTAATGATATTATCTGAAGATAAATCTCTCGCTGTCTCGGAAGAAGCCAAACATTATCTTCTTTTTTAA
- a CDS encoding CBS domain-containing protein translates to MNKTVAEVMTPSPITVTPQTPLKEAIAILAENKISGLPVIDDDGELVGVISESDLMWQETGVEPPPYIMILDSIIYLENPGRYEKEIHKALGQTVGEVMNDKVITIESNQPVKKAAQLLHDKPVRRLPVVNDEGRVIGIITQGDIIRAMAMD, encoded by the coding sequence ATGAATAAAACTGTTGCTGAGGTGATGACACCTAGTCCTATTACCGTTACACCTCAAACTCCTTTAAAAGAAGCGATCGCCATTTTAGCGGAAAATAAAATAAGTGGATTACCGGTGATTGATGATGATGGGGAATTAGTGGGAGTAATTTCCGAGAGTGATTTAATGTGGCAAGAAACAGGAGTTGAGCCTCCTCCGTATATCATGATTTTAGATAGTATCATCTATTTAGAAAATCCCGGACGTTACGAAAAAGAAATTCATAAAGCATTAGGGCAAACTGTCGGTGAGGTTATGAATGATAAGGTAATTACGATCGAAAGTAATCAACCTGTAAAAAAAGCGGCTCAGTTGCTTCATGATAAACCAGTGCGTCGCCTTCCAGTAGTTAATGATGAAGGTAGAGTAATTGGCATTATTACTCAAGGAGATATTATTCGAGCAATGGCTATGGATTAA
- a CDS encoding citrate synthase, which produces MTQPACEYQPGLEGIPVAQSSISFVDGKNGILEYRGINIEELAQKSTFLETAYLLIWGKLPTKEELATFQDDITRHRRIKYHIRDMMKCFPESGHPMDALQTSAAALGLFYSRRALAKEEYIRDAVIRLLAKIPTMVAAFAQMRNGNDPIKPSDQLNYSANFLYMLTEKEPEPLEARIFDVCLMLHAEHTMNASTFSAMVTASTLTDPYAVVASAVGTLAGPLHGGANEEVLSMLEDIGSVEKVRPYIEDCIKNKKKIMGFGHRVYKVKDPRAKILQQLAERLFELTGYDEYYEIALEVEKVVAENLGHKGIYANVDFYSGLVYRKLGIKSDLFTPMFAISRVAGWLAHWKEQLVVNRIFRPTQVYIGDHDQVYIPIEQRS; this is translated from the coding sequence ATGACACAACCAGCCTGTGAATATCAACCCGGATTAGAGGGAATTCCCGTTGCTCAATCGAGTATCAGTTTTGTCGATGGAAAAAACGGCATTTTAGAATATAGGGGCATTAATATTGAAGAATTAGCCCAAAAAAGTACCTTTCTCGAAACTGCTTATTTATTAATTTGGGGTAAATTGCCCACTAAAGAAGAATTAGCAACTTTTCAAGATGACATTACCCGTCACCGTCGAATTAAATACCATATTCGGGATATGATGAAGTGTTTTCCAGAAAGTGGACATCCGATGGATGCCTTACAAACTTCTGCCGCCGCTTTAGGATTGTTTTATTCCCGTCGTGCCTTAGCCAAAGAAGAATATATTAGAGATGCTGTCATTAGATTATTAGCTAAAATTCCGACGATGGTTGCGGCATTTGCTCAAATGCGTAACGGAAATGATCCCATTAAACCCAGTGATCAGTTAAATTATTCTGCTAACTTTCTCTATATGTTAACAGAAAAAGAACCTGAACCCTTAGAAGCCCGAATTTTCGATGTCTGCTTGATGCTTCATGCCGAACATACCATGAATGCTTCCACTTTTTCCGCAATGGTGACGGCTTCCACTTTAACAGATCCTTATGCAGTAGTAGCTTCCGCCGTCGGAACATTAGCTGGACCTTTACATGGTGGTGCTAATGAAGAAGTTTTATCAATGTTAGAAGACATTGGCAGTGTCGAAAAAGTTCGTCCTTACATAGAGGATTGCATCAAAAATAAAAAGAAAATTATGGGTTTTGGTCATCGGGTTTATAAAGTAAAAGATCCCCGTGCTAAAATCTTACAACAGTTAGCTGAACGTTTGTTTGAATTAACAGGTTATGACGAGTATTATGAGATTGCCTTAGAAGTTGAAAAAGTCGTAGCTGAGAATTTAGGACATAAAGGTATTTATGCTAATGTAGATTTTTACTCTGGTTTGGTTTATCGCAAATTAGGTATTAAATCGGATTTATTTACGCCCATGTTTGCGATTTCTAGGGTTGCCGGTTGGTTAGCACACTGGAAAGAACAATTAGTGGTTAATAGAATTTTCCGTCCTACTCAAGTATATATCGGAGATCATGATCAAGTATATATTCCGATCGAACAGAGATCATAA
- the ald gene encoding alanine dehydrogenase, translated as MKIGVPKEIKDREFRVGLTPASTKVLIEQNHQVFIEDNGGLGSGFTNEDYEKVGANIVDAQTAWNQELIIKVKEPLSSEYQYIYSGQILFTYLHLAADRTLTEFLLKSGVTGIAYETVQLSDGRLPLLTPMSIIAGRLSVQIGARYLEKQQGGKGILLGGMPGVTRGNVVILGGGIVGTEAAKIAVGMGAKVTILDVNIDRLSYLETLFGSRVELLYSNSQYIAQSVKSADLLIGAVLITGRKAPILVSRELVQQMAHGSVIMDVAVDQGGCIETLRTTSHSDPSYVEEGVIHLGIPNLPGAVPRTATQALNNNTLPYIIKLANQGIGALKQDVSLAQGLNVQYHRLVHPAVQQVFPDLAIAS; from the coding sequence ATGAAAATAGGTGTCCCTAAAGAAATTAAAGATCGAGAATTTCGGGTTGGGTTAACTCCAGCTAGTACAAAAGTTCTAATTGAACAAAATCATCAGGTATTTATCGAAGATAATGGCGGTTTAGGTTCTGGTTTTACGAATGAGGATTACGAAAAAGTAGGGGCTAACATTGTAGATGCTCAAACGGCATGGAATCAAGAGTTAATCATTAAAGTTAAAGAACCTCTGAGTTCTGAATATCAGTATATCTACTCTGGACAAATCTTATTCACCTATCTTCATTTAGCCGCCGATCGTACTTTAACAGAATTTTTGCTTAAAAGTGGTGTTACGGGTATCGCTTACGAAACAGTACAATTATCCGATGGCCGACTACCATTATTAACTCCTATGAGTATCATTGCCGGGCGATTATCGGTACAAATCGGGGCAAGATACCTAGAAAAACAACAAGGAGGGAAAGGTATCTTATTAGGTGGAATGCCGGGGGTAACACGGGGAAACGTTGTCATTTTAGGGGGGGGAATAGTTGGTACAGAAGCGGCTAAAATTGCCGTAGGAATGGGAGCAAAAGTAACTATTTTAGATGTTAATATCGATCGATTATCTTATCTCGAAACCCTCTTTGGATCAAGAGTAGAGTTGTTATACAGCAATTCTCAATATATTGCCCAAAGTGTCAAAAGTGCTGATCTACTTATTGGTGCAGTGTTAATTACCGGTAGAAAAGCACCCATTCTAGTATCTAGGGAATTAGTACAACAAATGGCCCATGGATCGGTTATTATGGATGTAGCAGTGGATCAAGGTGGTTGTATTGAAACTTTACGCACAACTTCCCATAGTGATCCCAGTTATGTTGAAGAAGGAGTGATTCATTTAGGTATTCCCAATCTTCCGGGTGCTGTACCTCGTACTGCTACTCAAGCATTGAACAATAATACTTTACCTTATATCATAAAATTAGCTAATCAAGGTATTGGAGCATTAAAACAAGATGTCAGTTTAGCACAAGGATTAAATGTACAATATCATCGTTTAGTACATCCTGCTGTACAACAAGTATTCCCAGATCTTGCGATCGCTAGTTAG
- the cbiM gene encoding cobalt transporter CbiM, with protein MHIPDGILPPAISISGYAITGGITWFSLRQISKQPDYQEQIPKASLLTAAFFVSSLIHIPIPPFSIHLVLNGIMGLVLGYFAFPAILIGLFFQAVFFQHGGLSTLGINAIIMGIPSLVAYSLWSLRKLSLFNNPITQNILTFFVGSIAVFLSALIFVFITLNTISSDFNIDTEKTAILTSLIGYSIQGIIEGILTVMLVNFLEKVKPEIISN; from the coding sequence ATGCACATTCCCGATGGAATTTTACCTCCAGCCATTTCTATTTCTGGTTATGCCATTACAGGGGGAATAACTTGGTTTTCTTTACGGCAAATTAGTAAACAGCCAGACTATCAAGAACAAATACCGAAAGCCTCTTTATTAACTGCCGCTTTTTTTGTTTCCTCCCTGATTCATATTCCCATTCCACCTTTTAGTATTCACTTAGTATTAAATGGTATTATGGGTTTGGTATTAGGTTATTTTGCTTTTCCTGCCATTCTTATCGGCTTATTTTTTCAAGCAGTATTTTTTCAACATGGTGGCTTATCGACTCTCGGTATTAATGCTATTATTATGGGTATTCCTTCTTTAGTGGCTTATTCTCTTTGGTCATTAAGAAAATTATCTTTATTTAATAATCCTATTACTCAAAATATATTGACTTTTTTTGTAGGCTCGATCGCTGTCTTTCTTTCCGCACTAATCTTTGTCTTTATTACACTAAATACAATCTCTTCAGACTTTAATATTGATACAGAAAAAACCGCAATTTTAACTTCTTTAATTGGTTATAGTATCCAAGGAATAATTGAAGGTATTTTAACGGTTATGTTAGTCAACTTTTTAGAAAAAGTCAAACCTGAAATAATAAGTAATTAG
- the pyrR gene encoding bifunctional pyr operon transcriptional regulator/uracil phosphoribosyltransferase PyrR, whose amino-acid sequence MSSQIIEILSADEIRRTLTRLASQIVEEASDLSQVVLLGIYTRGVPLASLIANQIEVIEQVKVPVGAIDITFYRDDLDKIKTRTPERTQIPFDLTGKIVILIDDVIYKGRTIRAALNAVSEYGRPEIIKLVVLVDRGHRQLPIHPDFIGKSLPTAKEEQVKVYLESIDGRDAVELIK is encoded by the coding sequence ATGTCCAGCCAAATTATCGAAATATTATCGGCAGACGAAATACGTCGTACTTTAACTCGTTTAGCATCTCAAATTGTTGAGGAGGCCTCGGATTTATCTCAAGTAGTGTTACTAGGGATTTATACAAGAGGTGTTCCTCTAGCTTCTTTAATTGCTAATCAAATTGAGGTTATTGAACAGGTTAAAGTACCCGTAGGTGCGATCGATATTACCTTTTATCGAGATGACTTAGATAAAATTAAAACTCGTACCCCAGAAAGAACCCAAATTCCCTTTGATTTGACAGGAAAAATTGTCATCCTCATCGATGATGTTATTTATAAAGGTAGAACTATTCGTGCCGCTTTAAATGCTGTTAGTGAATATGGGCGCCCCGAAATTATTAAATTAGTAGTATTAGTTGATCGAGGTCATCGACAACTACCGATACATCCAGATTTCATCGGTAAATCGTTACCCACGGCTAAAGAAGAACAAGTAAAAGTTTATTTAGAATCGATCGACGGTAGAGATGCCGTAGAATTGATTAAATAA
- a CDS encoding PP2C family serine/threonine-protein phosphatase, translating to MKFASTGLTDPGLVRPYNQDNHYIDPEGRFFILADGMGGHAGGEEASRIATQVIKDYLEANWDAPIESYDLIEKAIYQANEGILEDQSTHPARADMGTTLVMIVFRNEETWRAHVGDSRLYRLRDGKLEQVTLDHTWISQAIRAGEITPEDAKHHPWRHVLSQCLGRRDLYEGIDIQQIEETLSGDRFLLCSDGLTEEVSDELISKSLGEPENLEEAASTLVQNAKDGGGSDNITVVLVAVE from the coding sequence ATGAAATTTGCATCTACTGGTTTAACCGACCCCGGATTAGTTAGACCTTATAATCAAGATAATCATTACATTGACCCAGAGGGTAGATTTTTTATTTTAGCCGATGGTATGGGTGGTCATGCTGGAGGAGAAGAAGCCAGTCGCATCGCCACACAAGTAATTAAAGACTATTTAGAGGCTAATTGGGACGCACCGATCGAATCCTACGATTTGATCGAAAAAGCCATTTATCAAGCTAATGAGGGGATTTTAGAAGATCAAAGTACTCATCCGGCTAGGGCAGATATGGGGACTACTCTTGTAATGATTGTATTTCGCAATGAAGAAACTTGGAGAGCTCATGTCGGAGACTCTCGTCTTTATCGTCTAAGAGACGGAAAATTAGAACAAGTCACTCTCGATCATACATGGATTTCTCAGGCAATTCGAGCGGGGGAAATCACCCCCGAAGATGCGAAACATCACCCTTGGCGCCATGTTTTATCTCAATGTTTAGGCAGACGAGATTTATACGAAGGTATTGATATTCAACAAATTGAAGAAACTCTCTCTGGCGATCGCTTTTTATTATGTAGTGATGGTTTAACGGAGGAAGTTTCCGATGAATTAATTAGTAAATCTTTAGGTGAACCTGAAAACCTTGAAGAAGCGGCTAGTACCCTCGTGCAAAATGCTAAAGACGGAGGCGGTTCGGATAATATTACCGTTGTTTTAGTCGCAGTGGAATAA
- a CDS encoding AarF/ABC1/UbiB kinase family protein, with product MPLNNKPEAGKKVYRWNRENYSRFRRRVDIWTFVLILLFKLWRNSKKWTYANGYTEEKRSNRRRIQAGWIRENLLELGPTFIKVGQLFSTRADIFPVEYVEELSKLQDRVPAFSFEQVTAIIEKDLSKSVNKLFRSFDPTPLAAASLGQVHKAQLYSGEEVVVKIQRPGLPQLFTIDLAILKQITRYFQNHPRWGKGRDWLGIYEECCRILWEETDYLKEGRNADTFRRNFRSADWVKVPKVYWRYTSPRVLTLEYMPGIKISHYEALEAAGLDRKILAKLGARAYLQQLLNDGFFHADPHPGNLAVAVDGALIFYDFGMMGQLKSNVKEKLIEMLFGITEKNADRVVSALIDLEALAVMDDPGPVRRSVQFMLDNFMDKPFEEQSISQISEDLYEIAYDQPFRFPATFTFVMRAFSTLEGVGKGLDPEFNFMEVAQPFALQVMNDFNNNGVGKSIFDEISRQAFQVSNTALSLPRRLEDTIDKLERGDLRLRVRSLESERLLRRVASMQMTTNYSLFMSALILSSTILVVNGLWQLAIAVAILSIFPAFSLFRLLRQLDKFDRKL from the coding sequence ATGCCCTTAAATAATAAACCAGAGGCGGGGAAAAAAGTTTATCGTTGGAATCGGGAAAATTATTCTCGTTTTCGTCGTCGTGTAGATATTTGGACTTTTGTTTTAATTCTTCTATTCAAACTCTGGCGTAATAGTAAAAAATGGACTTATGCTAATGGTTATACCGAGGAAAAACGATCGAATCGTCGTCGTATTCAGGCTGGATGGATTCGAGAAAATTTATTGGAATTAGGGCCTACTTTTATTAAGGTAGGTCAACTTTTCTCTACTCGTGCGGATATTTTTCCCGTGGAATATGTAGAAGAATTATCAAAGTTACAAGATCGAGTTCCAGCTTTTAGTTTTGAACAAGTTACTGCTATTATTGAAAAAGATTTAAGTAAATCCGTTAATAAATTATTTCGTAGTTTTGATCCCACTCCTTTAGCCGCCGCCAGTTTAGGACAAGTCCACAAAGCACAATTATACTCAGGGGAAGAAGTTGTCGTTAAAATTCAACGCCCGGGATTACCACAGTTATTTACTATTGATTTAGCCATCCTTAAACAAATTACTCGCTATTTTCAAAATCATCCTCGTTGGGGAAAAGGTAGAGACTGGTTAGGTATTTATGAGGAATGTTGTCGTATTTTGTGGGAGGAAACAGATTATTTAAAAGAAGGACGTAATGCAGATACTTTTCGCCGTAATTTTCGGAGTGCTGATTGGGTGAAAGTACCAAAAGTTTATTGGCGTTATACTTCTCCTAGAGTTCTTACTTTAGAATATATGCCGGGTATCAAAATTAGTCACTATGAAGCCTTAGAAGCGGCAGGACTTGATCGAAAAATATTAGCGAAGTTGGGGGCGAGGGCTTATTTACAACAGTTGCTCAACGATGGTTTTTTCCATGCGGATCCTCATCCAGGTAACTTAGCTGTCGCGGTCGATGGTGCTTTAATTTTCTATGATTTTGGCATGATGGGACAGTTAAAAAGTAACGTCAAAGAAAAACTTATCGAGATGTTATTCGGTATTACGGAAAAGAATGCAGATCGAGTAGTTTCTGCTTTAATAGACTTAGAAGCCTTAGCGGTAATGGATGATCCAGGCCCTGTGCGCCGATCGGTACAATTTATGTTAGACAACTTCATGGATAAACCTTTTGAGGAACAATCCATTAGTCAAATTAGCGAAGATTTGTACGAAATAGCCTATGATCAACCCTTTCGTTTTCCTGCGACATTTACCTTCGTAATGCGGGCTTTTTCGACTTTAGAAGGAGTTGGAAAGGGTTTAGATCCAGAATTTAACTTTATGGAGGTGGCACAACCTTTTGCCTTACAAGTAATGAATGATTTTAATAATAACGGTGTTGGAAAGTCAATTTTTGATGAGATTAGTCGTCAGGCATTTCAAGTAAGTAACACTGCTTTAAGCCTTCCAAGACGTTTAGAGGATACAATAGATAAACTAGAACGGGGTGATCTCCGTTTACGAGTTCGATCGTTGGAGTCGGAGCGGTTATTGCGTCGTGTAGCAAGTATGCAAATGACAACGAATTATAGTTTATTTATGAGTGCTTTAATTCTATCTAGTACTATACTGGTTGTTAATGGACTTTGGCAATTAGCGATCGCTGTAGCTATTCTCAGTATTTTTCCGGCTTTTTCCTTATTCCGTTTACTGAGACAATTAGACAAATTCGATCGCAAACTATAA
- a CDS encoding DUF6825 family protein: MSNPLTEAFILGKAFAEVVTEKVEDSLTHILSDIGKFDAETRQRLEEFAREVKARAEAQKQKTDNPTTITVTADTTVDLQELLDELRAEIARLKAELNNYRQKS, from the coding sequence ATGAGTAACCCATTAACAGAAGCATTTATTCTCGGTAAAGCCTTCGCCGAAGTTGTCACAGAAAAAGTAGAAGACAGCTTAACCCATATCCTCAGCGATATTGGTAAATTTGACGCGGAAACTAGACAAAGATTAGAGGAGTTTGCTAGAGAGGTAAAAGCTAGAGCTGAAGCTCAAAAACAAAAAACTGATAACCCGACTACTATCACGGTAACGGCTGATACCACTGTTGATTTACAAGAATTATTAGACGAGTTAAGGGCGGAAATTGCCCGTTTAAAAGCAGAATTAAACAATTATCGTCAAAAATCATAG
- a CDS encoding type IV pilin protein: MDSKHKDIINLWQKTFFLYFRSDCQEKAFTLLEILIVTVIIGILAAIAYPNLLRQIDKARYTEAILAMDCVADELRSYHFERQVFPPDVNRNNRPSGINCFPISTQNKIPFNSIYDYDSINAPGGRCYIQIVFFGKNQQRDSATNTILFTQGGLYDTYDDDLILSLGTFDVTCQ; this comes from the coding sequence ATGGATAGTAAACACAAAGATATTATTAATCTATGGCAGAAAACTTTTTTTTTGTATTTTCGTTCAGATTGTCAAGAAAAAGCATTTACTTTATTGGAAATTTTAATTGTTACTGTTATTATTGGCATTTTAGCTGCGATCGCATATCCTAATTTACTCAGACAAATAGATAAAGCACGTTATACAGAAGCTATTTTAGCCATGGATTGTGTAGCTGATGAATTGAGAAGTTATCATTTTGAAAGACAAGTATTTCCGCCCGATGTAAATCGTAATAATAGACCTTCTGGAATTAATTGTTTTCCCATTAGTACTCAAAATAAGATACCTTTTAACTCAATTTATGATTACGACAGTATTAATGCTCCGGGGGGAAGATGTTATATTCAGATAGTGTTTTTCGGAAAAAATCAACAACGTGATAGTGCAACTAATACAATTCTTTTTACTCAAGGAGGACTTTATGATACTTATGATGATGATTTAATTTTGAGTTTAGGAACCTTTGATGTTACTTGTCAATGA